From Bacillus sp. Marseille-P3661:
CACTTTTAAATTGAATATAAGGCTTTTGTGTTTCTTTAAAGTGATTTAATTCACTCATTTCAGTATCTACTAAATAAAGTTCGTCTGAAAATATATGTTGTTTTGGTCCTTTCCAATCAGGAGCACCTCTAATAATACCTAAATGCACCTGATCCTCATATAGATGTCTCAAAATTTCACTGCTCCACCCTGTAATCAGTGATATTTGAACTTTAGGATATTTTTCAACGAACCGTTTTAAAACCCTTGGAAGCCAATATTGCCCCACGATTGAAGTAACTGCAAGTTTTAGAGTTCCATATACCTCTGATTCTAAAATTGATATTGTTTCTCTAACCTTCTCTTCTTTAGAGACAATTTCTTTAGCGTATTCAATTATTTTTTCACCTGCAGGTGTCAAGGTTAGACCCCTTTGTGAACGCAAAAATATACGTGTTCCCCATGCTTTTTCTATGGATTGTAATCGTTGACTTAATGCTGGCTGAGATACATAGAGACGATCCGCAGCTTTTCTCATATTCGCTTCCTGAGCTAATACAACTAGTATTCGAAATTCCGAAGTTTGCAACAGTATCCATCCTCATCATTTAATTAAACTGTAGTTAAGTAATTTAGCGAATTTCACTTATTTTGATACATTTTCCAGAGAGCGATATAGTTAAACCTCCTGTTGACACCTAACTGCAACCAAAACCAAAGGTCTCCTTGTCTTTAAGGGGACCTTATCTACGATTGACTCAATTAGGATACTATTTAAAACATCCTTTGGAACCAACTCCAATTACATTCGTTTTAAATTTTTCGTAAATAATTTAATAATTGATCTTCTAGTTAAAATTCCTTTAAAAACTTCTTCATCATTTTCAATGCAAACGAACGGATGATTAATAGTCAAGCCTAGCGCTCTCATAAAATCGCTATTAACTTTTAATCTGGGAATATCAGAATTCATAACATCCGCAACTTTCAATTCCGATAATCGATTCATTTCAAAGGTTTCGATACCTAAAACAGTATCCATTATCATTGCTGTACTAATTAAACCTTGTAATTTGTAGGAACGATCTAATACAGGAATCGCAGAATACCCTGATTTTGTTAGAACTAATAATGCATGTTCTAGAGGATTTTCAGCTTGAACATGTGCAACCTTATCTGATGGGATAATCAAATCTTCCAAATTTACAGTAACGATCACATCTTTCTGAAAACTATACATTTAAACAGTCCCTTCGCTTGTATTTCTTAATCTGTTGTTAAGCTATATTTAAATATTATATTTATGGGCAAGTTATAAAAATGTGGATTATTTCAGAGCCGCATATACATTCGCATGCAGTAAAAGTTTAACGTTTCAATTACATTTATTTTTTAAGGTTGGAAGCGATTACGAAAAAAACTAAGATAATGAATGATTAGTAATTTGTTTTTATTGTAACATTGTAAAGGATGCAATTTCACCTTTAATGATTTTTAGAATATTTCCCTATCTCGCTATTATTCTATAAAAAATAAACGTTTTTGGTTAATGAGAAATAATTATAGCATTAAGAAAAGCGAGCGCCTGTATGTTTCCCACTTCGTGCTAAAACCCTTTTATAAAGAATTTTCATAAAGTATAAAAAAGACTATCTCAATATTTTAATGAGACAGTCTTTTTTTCATTACTTATGTACTAGTAGATTAATAGCCTGCTTTCGTTAATCGATCATAAAGTTCATTTAATTGTTTAAGGCGAGTTTCGTCTGCTTGTTTCAAGCCTGTTTCTATGTCAGCGATCTCACTACTAACAAGTTCAATTGCATAGTTCTGATTTAATAATATTTCACCTAACATTAATTTGTCTTCATTTTTTAATAACGTTTTTGTATTAGTCATATTGATTGCTCCTCTCCAATTAACATAGTTATATCTTAACATGATAAATTCCAATACTATATAGTAAACTCTTACCACTGTAGGGATATATTATTATTTTGTATAACGATTGGCATAACTGGATGCTGCATAGCTTTCTGGTTTTATTTTAGCCTCCATACCCATTGCAGAAATCCTACCCGTCATTTCATGAATTAAATCTTTCGTTAACCCCTTACTCCCTATATCTAAATGTATTTCGTAGGTGAAATCGGCACCTTTATCGATATTCGGAAGAATTATTTCTTCTAATTGTTCTATATGTTTCTCTGTAAACATTGCGGCTATTTGTTGGCTCAAAGTTGTTTCAATCGATATTTTTTCATGTAAACTTGTTATTCGTCTAGGTACACGATATTGCCGTAAGCACCCCCAAGCACCTTTTCCTTTTCGGTGGATATGAATTGCAGTTGTAAATAATGTTTCTCTTGGATGGAC
This genomic window contains:
- a CDS encoding LysR family transcriptional regulator — its product is MQTSEFRILVVLAQEANMRKAADRLYVSQPALSQRLQSIEKAWGTRIFLRSQRGLTLTPAGEKIIEYAKEIVSKEEKVRETISILESEVYGTLKLAVTSIVGQYWLPRVLKRFVEKYPKVQISLITGWSSEILRHLYEDQVHLGIIRGAPDWKGPKQHIFSDELYLVDTEMSELNHFKETQKPYIQFKSDSTYYQQIQDWWHRQFKSTPKRTIVVDQIETCKQMALHGIGYAILPSISLTNEDEKIHKIPILKEKGLQMSRDTWLLGYDTSFELKQVQAFVSVIKEMI
- the cbpB gene encoding cyclic-di-AMP-binding protein CbpB encodes the protein MYSFQKDVIVTVNLEDLIIPSDKVAHVQAENPLEHALLVLTKSGYSAIPVLDRSYKLQGLISTAMIMDTVLGIETFEMNRLSELKVADVMNSDIPRLKVNSDFMRALGLTINHPFVCIENDEEVFKGILTRRSIIKLFTKNLKRM
- the abbA gene encoding antirepressor AbbA → MTNTKTLLKNEDKLMLGEILLNQNYAIELVSSEIADIETGLKQADETRLKQLNELYDRLTKAGY
- a CDS encoding ribonuclease H-like YkuK family protein, with protein sequence MLTPYYFYNITKSSMTFDDVYDAISNFIQKDPTGSYCLAIGTDSHVHPRETLFTTAIHIHRKGKGAWGCLRQYRVPRRITSLHEKISIETTLSQQIAAMFTEKHIEQLEEIILPNIDKGADFTYEIHLDIGSKGLTKDLIHEMTGRISAMGMEAKIKPESYAASSYANRYTK